One region of Polynucleobacter sp. MWH-Aus1W21 genomic DNA includes:
- the guaA gene encoding glutamine-hydrolyzing GMP synthase has translation MHDKILILDFGSQVTQLIARRVRDGRVYSEIHPYDCDPEFIRKFIQEQGGKGIILSGGPSSVTEEGSPRAPQIVFELGVPVLGICYGMQTMATQLGGAVASAESLGKAREFGYSEVRAHGHTNLLKGIQDFSTGEGHGILKVWMSHGDSVTTLPPSFKLMASTESCPIAGMADEDRRFYAFQFHPEVTHTIQGTAIINRFVHEICQCKPDWVMGDYIAEAVENIRKQVGDEEVILGLSGGVDSSVAAALIHRAIGDQLTCVFVDHGLLRLNEGDMVMEMFARNLGVKVIRVDAKDTFMGELAGVSDPEAKRKIIGKEFVEIFQTESGKIKNAKWLAQGTIYPDVIESAGKGKKGAHTIKSHHNVGGLPEDMHLKLLEPLRELFKDEVRELGVALGLPREMVYRHPFPGPGLGVRILGEVKAEFASLLQRADAIFIEELRNTIDEASQKSWYDLTSQAFAVFLPVKSVGVMGDGRTYEYVVALRAVQTQDFMTAHWAHLPHELLGKVSNRIINEVRGINRVVYDISGKPPATIEWE, from the coding sequence GTGCACGACAAAATACTGATTCTCGACTTTGGTTCACAGGTAACTCAACTCATTGCTCGGCGCGTGCGCGATGGACGTGTGTATTCAGAAATCCATCCTTACGATTGCGATCCTGAATTTATCCGCAAGTTCATTCAAGAGCAGGGCGGCAAAGGCATTATTCTTTCTGGAGGCCCTAGCTCTGTAACTGAAGAGGGCAGTCCACGTGCACCTCAAATTGTTTTTGAGCTTGGCGTACCGGTTTTAGGTATTTGCTACGGTATGCAAACCATGGCTACCCAGTTGGGTGGCGCAGTAGCATCAGCAGAGTCATTGGGTAAAGCGCGTGAGTTTGGTTACTCTGAAGTACGTGCGCATGGTCACACCAATTTGCTTAAAGGTATTCAGGACTTCTCTACTGGCGAAGGTCATGGCATTCTCAAGGTGTGGATGAGTCATGGTGATTCGGTTACTACATTGCCTCCATCATTTAAGTTAATGGCATCAACTGAATCTTGCCCTATTGCTGGGATGGCGGATGAAGATCGCCGTTTCTATGCATTCCAGTTTCATCCTGAAGTAACTCATACCATCCAAGGCACTGCAATCATTAATCGTTTTGTGCATGAGATTTGCCAGTGCAAACCAGACTGGGTGATGGGTGATTACATTGCTGAAGCGGTTGAAAATATTCGCAAGCAAGTTGGGGATGAGGAAGTCATACTTGGTTTGTCTGGCGGTGTTGACTCTAGTGTTGCTGCAGCTTTAATTCATCGAGCCATTGGCGATCAACTGACGTGTGTATTTGTTGACCATGGCTTACTTCGTCTCAATGAAGGCGATATGGTGATGGAAATGTTCGCACGTAATTTGGGGGTGAAAGTCATTCGTGTCGATGCCAAAGATACCTTCATGGGTGAATTGGCTGGCGTTTCCGATCCAGAAGCAAAACGCAAAATTATTGGTAAAGAATTCGTTGAAATTTTCCAAACGGAATCTGGAAAAATTAAGAATGCAAAATGGCTTGCTCAAGGAACTATCTATCCAGACGTGATTGAATCGGCTGGTAAGGGCAAGAAGGGCGCGCATACGATCAAGAGTCACCATAATGTTGGTGGTTTACCTGAAGACATGCATCTTAAATTACTTGAGCCTCTCCGCGAACTCTTTAAAGATGAAGTGCGCGAGCTTGGTGTTGCCCTCGGATTGCCTCGCGAAATGGTATATCGCCATCCTTTCCCAGGTCCTGGGCTTGGTGTTCGCATCCTAGGTGAAGTCAAAGCAGAATTTGCTAGTCTTTTGCAGCGTGCTGATGCCATCTTTATTGAAGAATTACGCAATACGATCGACGAAGCAAGTCAGAAGTCTTGGTATGACCTTACTAGCCAAGCATTTGCTGTCTTCTTACCTGTGAAGTCTGTTGGTGTTATGGGTGATGGTAGAACCTATGAATATGTTGTCGCTCTTCGTGCGGTACAAACTCAAGACTTTATGACTGCGCACTGGGCCCATTTGCCACACGAATTACTTGGTAAGGTTTCCAATCGCATCATTAATGAAGTGCGTGGCATCAATCGGGTCGTATACGACATTAGTGGAAAGCCGCCAGCAACGATTGAGTGGGAATAA
- a CDS encoding type II toxin-antitoxin system RatA family toxin gives MADVYKTVLIGQSADRMYGLVTDVARYPEFLPWCGGVEIFEQTETVLDAKINIHFKGITQYFHTRNVNHRPETIDMVFVDGPFKHFSGQWNFIPLREDACKVEFKLHWEFKSAILDKIIGPVFGHIAGTFVDCFVKRAEELYG, from the coding sequence ATGGCAGACGTCTACAAGACCGTTTTAATTGGCCAATCGGCCGACCGCATGTATGGCTTGGTGACGGATGTTGCCCGCTATCCTGAGTTTTTGCCATGGTGTGGCGGCGTGGAAATTTTTGAGCAAACTGAGACTGTGCTGGATGCCAAAATCAATATTCATTTCAAGGGCATTACCCAGTACTTTCATACGCGAAACGTGAACCATCGCCCGGAAACCATTGATATGGTCTTTGTGGATGGTCCGTTTAAGCATTTTTCAGGGCAATGGAACTTTATCCCTTTGCGAGAGGATGCTTGCAAGGTTGAGTTCAAGCTTCACTGGGAGTTTAAAAGCGCCATCCTAGACAAGATCATTGGACCCGTCTTTGGTCACATAGCTGGAACCTTTGTGGATTGTTTTGTTAAGCGTGCCGAAGAACTCTATGGCTGA
- the ppsA gene encoding phosphoenolpyruvate synthase, giving the protein MSNQQQQNSSMADAYVLPFEQLRMTDVESVGGKNASLGEMISQLASTGVRVPTGFATTALAFRDFLKHNNLTERIQQRLEGLNIDDVRALAQAGAEIRNWIETAPFQPKLEEEIRKAFAVLDDSGKGSFAVRSSATAEDLPDASFAGQQETFLNVEGIDDVLKKIREVFASLYNDRAISYRVHKGFAHAEVALSAGIQRMVRSDLGAAGVMFTLDTESGFEDVVFITSSYGLGETVVQGAVNPDEFYVFKTTLAKDKKAIIRRSLGSKLIQMQFAPKGSAEKVQTVDVAPEKRNRFSLEDADITELAKYAMIIEKHYGRPMDIEWGKDGQDGRIYILQARPETVKSQAAGQVEMRYKLKGSSKVLAKGRAIGQKIGAGPVRIIRDPSEMDRVQPGDVLVADMTDPNWEPVMKRASAIVTNRGGRTCHAAIIARELGVPAVVGCGDATEHLQDGMMVTVSCAEGDEGHIYDGLIETEVTEVSRGVLPEIPVKITMNIGNPQLAFDFCQIPNAGVGLARLEFIINNYIGVHPRAVLEYPNIDPDLKRAVESVARGYASPRQFYEDKLVEGVATIAAAFYPKPVIVRLSDFKSNEYKKLIGGSRYEPDEENPMLGFRGASRYVSEDFGEAFALECAAMKRVREDMGLDNVEIMVPFVRTIKQAERVINMMEKFGLKRGVNGLRLIMMCEIPSNAILADQFLEYFDGFSIGSNDMTQLTLGLDRDSGMELLAIDFDERDPAVEFMIARSIDACRKQNKYVGICGQGPSDHPDFARWLVEKGITSISLNPDSVVATWEMLGKNLKA; this is encoded by the coding sequence TACTGGGGTTCGTGTCCCAACTGGTTTTGCTACCACCGCCTTGGCATTCCGTGATTTTCTAAAACACAATAATCTGACTGAGCGCATTCAACAGCGTTTAGAGGGTTTGAATATTGATGATGTGCGTGCATTGGCGCAAGCTGGTGCAGAGATTCGCAACTGGATCGAAACAGCACCATTTCAGCCTAAGCTTGAGGAAGAAATTCGCAAGGCTTTTGCGGTGCTGGATGATTCCGGTAAAGGTTCATTCGCAGTTCGCTCATCAGCTACTGCAGAAGACTTGCCAGACGCCTCTTTTGCGGGTCAGCAAGAAACTTTCTTGAACGTCGAAGGTATTGATGATGTGCTTAAGAAGATACGTGAAGTATTTGCCTCTCTTTATAACGATCGAGCCATCTCCTATCGTGTTCATAAGGGCTTTGCTCACGCTGAAGTAGCCTTATCTGCCGGTATTCAGCGCATGGTGCGTTCTGATCTAGGTGCAGCAGGTGTGATGTTCACATTGGATACTGAATCCGGATTTGAGGATGTGGTTTTCATAACCTCAAGTTATGGTTTGGGTGAGACTGTTGTTCAGGGCGCAGTAAATCCTGATGAGTTTTATGTATTTAAAACCACCTTAGCCAAAGATAAGAAAGCAATCATTCGCCGTTCTTTAGGCTCCAAGTTGATTCAGATGCAATTTGCACCTAAAGGCTCTGCAGAAAAAGTGCAGACAGTAGATGTAGCTCCAGAGAAGCGCAATCGTTTTTCATTAGAGGATGCTGATATTACTGAGTTGGCAAAATACGCCATGATCATTGAGAAGCACTACGGTCGCCCGATGGATATCGAGTGGGGTAAAGATGGTCAAGATGGTCGTATTTATATCTTGCAAGCTCGTCCTGAGACAGTGAAGAGTCAGGCAGCAGGCCAAGTAGAGATGCGCTACAAGTTAAAAGGTAGCTCAAAGGTATTGGCAAAAGGCCGCGCAATTGGTCAAAAGATTGGTGCTGGCCCAGTACGCATCATTCGTGATCCAAGCGAGATGGATCGTGTTCAGCCTGGTGATGTATTGGTTGCAGACATGACTGATCCGAACTGGGAGCCAGTCATGAAGCGTGCTTCTGCGATTGTGACCAATCGTGGTGGCCGTACCTGTCACGCTGCGATTATTGCTCGCGAATTGGGTGTGCCTGCTGTAGTTGGTTGCGGTGATGCGACTGAGCATTTACAAGACGGCATGATGGTGACCGTTTCTTGTGCTGAAGGTGACGAAGGTCACATCTATGATGGCTTGATTGAAACTGAAGTTACAGAAGTATCTCGTGGCGTATTGCCAGAGATTCCAGTGAAGATCACCATGAATATTGGTAATCCTCAATTGGCATTTGATTTCTGTCAAATTCCGAATGCTGGTGTTGGCTTAGCTCGTCTCGAGTTCATTATTAACAACTACATTGGCGTACATCCACGTGCAGTATTGGAGTACCCAAACATTGATCCAGATCTCAAGCGTGCAGTTGAGAGTGTGGCTCGCGGTTACGCTAGCCCACGTCAGTTCTACGAAGATAAGTTGGTTGAAGGTGTTGCAACTATTGCTGCTGCTTTCTATCCAAAGCCAGTAATCGTTCGTTTGTCAGACTTTAAATCCAATGAGTACAAGAAGTTGATCGGCGGATCACGTTACGAGCCAGATGAAGAAAACCCAATGCTGGGCTTCCGCGGTGCATCACGTTATGTATCAGAGGACTTCGGCGAAGCTTTTGCTCTCGAGTGCGCAGCAATGAAACGTGTACGTGAAGATATGGGCCTGGATAACGTAGAAATTATGGTCCCGTTTGTGCGTACCATCAAGCAGGCGGAGCGTGTGATCAATATGATGGAGAAGTTTGGCCTCAAGCGTGGTGTGAATGGCTTGCGCCTCATCATGATGTGCGAGATCCCATCGAATGCTATTTTGGCTGATCAGTTCCTCGAATACTTTGATGGCTTCTCTATCGGCTCCAACGATATGACTCAATTAACTTTGGGTCTGGATCGTGACTCTGGCATGGAGTTGTTGGCAATCGACTTTGATGAACGAGATCCTGCAGTGGAGTTCATGATTGCCCGCTCCATTGATGCTTGCCGCAAGCAAAACAAGTACGTTGGTATTTGCGGTCAAGGCCCTTCAGATCACCCAGACTTTGCGCGTTGGTTGGTTGAGAAAGGTATTACTTCTATTTCATTAAATCCAGATAGCGTAGTAGCTACTTGGGAGATGTTGGGTAAGAATTTAAAAGCCTAA
- a CDS encoding transglutaminase family protein, whose protein sequence is MHLKIRHRTEYRYETPVRYSIQELRLTPPAVAGQQIDKWKISTPIKASNSIDTFGNVCSVFVQESPYTSMMLEAEGEVHTQDAFEFIDDARAVSPYYLLQQTNLTEPTETMLEYFSYSLPTKNSVDQVLKLAEAVQGLIVYTPGQTNFATTAAQSFAMKSGVCQDHAHIMLSLCRASGIPARYVSGYFFAEESPNLASHAWIDFCSDIEKGIWTSVDITHACLIDSRHIRLAVGRDYYSAAPVKGVRTGGGGEELSANISIQQLG, encoded by the coding sequence ATGCACCTAAAGATCCGTCACCGCACTGAATATCGCTATGAAACCCCCGTGCGTTACTCCATTCAGGAATTACGCCTGACTCCGCCAGCAGTCGCAGGTCAACAGATTGATAAGTGGAAGATTAGCACCCCGATTAAGGCGTCCAACTCCATAGATACCTTCGGGAACGTATGCAGCGTCTTTGTGCAAGAGAGTCCATACACCTCGATGATGCTTGAGGCTGAGGGTGAAGTTCATACGCAGGACGCTTTTGAGTTCATCGACGATGCCAGAGCAGTCTCCCCTTATTACCTACTGCAGCAAACCAATCTGACCGAGCCAACAGAAACCATGTTGGAGTATTTCTCATACAGTCTTCCAACGAAAAATTCTGTTGATCAAGTACTTAAGCTCGCCGAGGCCGTTCAAGGCTTGATTGTTTACACCCCTGGACAGACTAACTTTGCAACTACCGCTGCACAATCTTTCGCTATGAAATCCGGTGTCTGCCAAGATCATGCCCATATTATGTTAAGCCTATGTCGTGCCTCCGGAATACCTGCTCGATATGTCAGCGGCTATTTCTTTGCCGAAGAATCTCCAAACCTTGCAAGTCATGCATGGATAGACTTCTGCAGCGACATTGAAAAAGGTATTTGGACGAGCGTTGATATCACCCATGCTTGCCTCATTGATTCACGTCATATCAGGTTGGCAGTAGGCCGTGACTACTACTCTGCAGCCCCTGTAAAAGGAGTGCGCACCGGTGGCGGTGGCGAAGAGCTGAGCGCCAATATCTCCATTCAACAGCTAGGCTAG
- a CDS encoding alpha-E domain-containing protein — MLSRTADCLYWMARYTERAENTARMLDVNHQTSLLPQPAEFLEQSWKKLLTISKLEEAFLSKYDVINRENVLDFMIYETSNPSSIVSCLYAARENARVIRGKITSEVWETQNTTWLELQRILEARHQADPSRLLEWVKHRCHLFRGVLYGTMLKNEAFYFISVGTLLERADNTARILETKYEDQATLKVLGANKSSDDGTDGEFFDFYHWAALLRSVSAFEIYRQIYSDQVTPKQVAELLIFNKQMPRSLVCCVNELIPLISEVKNQQSKEIERLLGKLKASMDYSDIDEVFAQGLEEYIESFLERINHIADEFSNAYLIPLAVA; from the coding sequence ATGCTTAGTCGTACCGCTGATTGTTTGTATTGGATGGCTCGCTATACCGAGCGCGCAGAAAATACTGCTCGTATGCTCGATGTCAATCATCAGACATCCCTACTTCCACAGCCTGCTGAGTTTTTAGAGCAAAGCTGGAAAAAATTGCTAACGATTTCTAAGTTAGAAGAAGCTTTTCTGAGTAAATATGATGTGATTAATCGCGAGAATGTGTTGGATTTCATGATTTATGAAACCAGCAACCCTTCTAGCATTGTCTCGTGCCTTTATGCCGCCCGAGAAAATGCGCGCGTTATTCGCGGCAAAATTACTTCCGAGGTTTGGGAGACACAGAACACTACTTGGCTTGAGCTACAGCGCATCCTAGAAGCGAGACATCAAGCCGACCCCAGTCGCCTTCTAGAGTGGGTCAAACATCGCTGCCACCTCTTTAGAGGCGTTCTCTATGGCACGATGCTCAAGAACGAGGCCTTCTACTTCATTAGCGTTGGAACACTGCTTGAACGCGCCGATAACACTGCCCGTATTCTAGAAACCAAATATGAAGATCAGGCAACCCTAAAGGTGCTTGGCGCCAATAAATCGTCAGACGATGGCACTGATGGGGAGTTCTTTGATTTCTATCACTGGGCTGCACTTCTTCGCTCAGTCTCAGCATTTGAGATTTACCGTCAAATATACTCAGATCAGGTAACACCAAAACAAGTTGCAGAGCTGCTGATCTTTAATAAACAAATGCCGCGCTCTCTAGTGTGCTGTGTGAATGAGCTAATCCCTCTGATCTCTGAAGTAAAGAATCAGCAATCCAAAGAAATTGAACGCTTACTTGGCAAACTCAAGGCAAGCATGGATTACTCCGATATCGATGAAGTTTTTGCACAAGGCCTGGAAGAATATATTGAGTCTTTCTTGGAGCGCATTAATCACATTGCTGATGAATTTAGTAATGCATACCTCATACCATTAGCTGTCGCTTAA
- the smpB gene encoding SsrA-binding protein SmpB: protein MSIVDNKKAFFDYFIEERFEAGLVLEGWEVKAIRAGRVHIKEAYVVIRKAELFLIGCHITPLLSASTHIVPDNTRTRKLLLNAIEIRKLIGKVEQKGYTLVPLNLHFSKGNVKCEIGLARGKKQHDKRAATKEREWEVQKGRIARGDLNA from the coding sequence ATGAGTATCGTCGATAACAAAAAAGCCTTCTTTGATTATTTTATCGAGGAGCGCTTTGAGGCAGGGCTTGTGCTGGAAGGCTGGGAAGTGAAAGCCATCCGCGCAGGTCGCGTGCACATCAAGGAAGCGTATGTTGTCATTCGCAAGGCGGAGCTATTCCTGATTGGCTGCCATATCACCCCACTCCTATCGGCCTCTACGCATATCGTGCCAGATAACACGCGCACCAGAAAGCTGCTGCTCAACGCCATTGAAATCCGCAAGCTCATAGGAAAAGTAGAGCAAAAGGGTTATACCCTTGTCCCACTCAACCTGCATTTTTCCAAAGGAAATGTGAAGTGCGAAATCGGCCTGGCAAGGGGTAAAAAGCAGCACGACAAACGTGCGGCCACCAAAGAACGCGAATGGGAAGTGCAAAAAGGTCGAATTGCCAGGGGCGATTTAAACGCTTAA
- a CDS encoding peptidase produces the protein MTYCVGLCLKDGLVFLSDTRTNAGVDQIGTFRKMTLFQEKDRFFTLMSAGNLAITQAVKEILLQGQLLNGKNLWTTENSHDAAVVVGDAIKQVYERDHKALEKAGIDFNCNLIFGGQVKGERPRLFNIYSAGNFIEATPETCYFQIGESKYGKPILDRVLNYNTSLNLATKCALISMDSTLNSNISVGLPLDLLVYEKNSLKANKLVTMDESNPYFQMIHQLWGEKLRAAFNSISEPSWSGANKSSAISAPAKKMGAVPINRQPAKSKAKVATPTAKKSSRKTSAKLKAK, from the coding sequence ATGACGTACTGTGTTGGACTTTGTCTAAAAGATGGTCTTGTATTTTTATCGGATACCCGCACAAATGCAGGTGTCGATCAAATCGGCACCTTTAGAAAGATGACCTTATTCCAAGAAAAGGATCGTTTTTTTACTCTAATGAGCGCAGGTAATCTCGCCATCACTCAAGCTGTTAAAGAAATTCTCTTGCAAGGCCAACTGCTGAACGGCAAGAATCTTTGGACCACCGAGAACTCCCATGATGCTGCTGTTGTCGTTGGCGATGCCATTAAACAGGTTTACGAACGCGACCACAAGGCACTAGAAAAAGCAGGGATCGACTTTAACTGCAACCTCATTTTTGGCGGACAAGTTAAAGGTGAAAGACCGCGCCTATTTAATATTTACTCAGCCGGCAACTTTATTGAGGCTACGCCAGAGACTTGCTACTTCCAGATTGGTGAATCCAAGTATGGCAAGCCAATTCTAGATCGAGTATTGAACTACAACACCTCATTGAATCTCGCAACCAAGTGCGCATTGATCTCAATGGATTCAACTCTAAACAGTAATATTTCTGTAGGCCTACCACTAGATTTACTTGTTTACGAGAAGAACTCCCTCAAAGCCAATAAGCTAGTTACGATGGATGAGTCTAACCCCTACTTCCAGATGATTCATCAACTGTGGGGCGAAAAACTCCGTGCAGCATTTAACTCAATTTCAGAACCAAGCTGGAGTGGCGCCAATAAATCGAGCGCTATCTCAGCGCCAGCCAAAAAGATGGGTGCAGTTCCCATTAATCGCCAGCCTGCAAAATCAAAAGCAAAGGTAGCAACACCAACTGCCAAGAAGTCATCCAGGAAAACCAGCGCTAAGTTAAAAGCAAAATAA
- the guaB gene encoding IMP dehydrogenase yields MRLIQKALTFDDVLLVPAYSSVLPRDASLASKLTREISLNTPLVSAAMDTVTEGRLAIAMASEGGIGIIHKNLKPAEQAREVAKVKRYESGVLRDPITISPDVTLRQVIQLSREHGFSGFPVLVGKEVVGIITNRDLRFEEDLDAPVKSKMTPRERLITVKEGCSLDEAKRLMSQHRLERVLVVNDKFELRGLITVKDILKATEHPNACKDGEGKLRVGAAVGVGPDNDERIELLVRAGVDVIVVDTAHGHSQGVLDRVKWVKKNYPHVQVIGGNIATGDAAKALADHGADGVKVGIGPGSICTTRIVAGVGVPQITAIVNVATALKGTGIPLIADGGVRYSGDVAKALAAGASSVMMGGMFAGTEEAPGEVFLYQGRSYKSYRGMGSLGAMADGSADRYFQSDIVANAEKLVPEGIEGQVPYKGSVLAILHQLTGGIRSSMGYLGCKTIAELHEKANFVEITSAGVRESHVHDVKITKEAPNYHID; encoded by the coding sequence ATGCGACTCATTCAAAAAGCACTCACTTTTGACGATGTGCTCCTCGTACCGGCCTATTCATCGGTACTCCCTCGAGATGCCAGCTTGGCAAGTAAATTAACTCGAGAAATTTCACTCAATACACCATTGGTGTCTGCAGCTATGGATACCGTGACCGAAGGCCGTTTGGCAATTGCCATGGCTAGCGAAGGTGGTATTGGCATCATTCACAAAAACTTAAAGCCTGCTGAGCAAGCGCGTGAGGTAGCGAAAGTAAAGCGCTACGAATCTGGTGTGCTGCGTGATCCGATCACCATCAGCCCTGATGTTACTTTGCGTCAAGTCATTCAGCTTTCTCGTGAACATGGCTTCTCTGGATTCCCGGTGCTCGTTGGCAAAGAAGTGGTTGGCATTATTACCAACCGCGATTTGCGTTTCGAAGAAGATCTAGATGCGCCAGTAAAAAGTAAGATGACTCCACGTGAGCGTTTGATTACTGTGAAAGAGGGATGTTCACTGGATGAAGCAAAACGCTTGATGAGTCAGCATCGCTTAGAGCGTGTATTAGTTGTTAATGATAAGTTTGAGTTACGCGGTCTGATTACTGTAAAAGATATTCTAAAAGCCACCGAGCATCCAAATGCTTGTAAGGACGGCGAAGGCAAGCTGCGCGTGGGTGCGGCAGTAGGTGTTGGTCCTGATAACGACGAGCGTATTGAGTTGTTGGTGCGCGCTGGTGTTGACGTCATCGTGGTAGATACTGCGCACGGTCATAGTCAAGGTGTTTTAGATCGCGTGAAGTGGGTTAAGAAAAACTATCCTCATGTGCAAGTAATCGGCGGCAATATTGCGACTGGCGATGCCGCTAAAGCATTAGCCGATCATGGTGCTGATGGTGTGAAAGTGGGTATTGGCCCAGGCTCTATTTGTACAACTCGTATTGTTGCAGGTGTAGGTGTTCCTCAAATCACAGCGATTGTGAATGTGGCAACTGCACTTAAAGGTACTGGCATTCCGTTGATTGCTGATGGCGGCGTACGTTACTCTGGTGACGTTGCTAAAGCATTGGCAGCTGGCGCAAGTTCAGTCATGATGGGCGGTATGTTTGCCGGAACCGAAGAGGCTCCAGGTGAAGTATTTCTTTATCAAGGACGCTCTTACAAGAGTTATCGCGGGATGGGCTCTTTGGGCGCTATGGCCGATGGTTCTGCTGATCGTTATTTCCAAAGCGATATTGTTGCTAATGCTGAGAAGCTTGTCCCAGAAGGTATTGAAGGTCAAGTACCATATAAAGGCAGTGTTTTAGCAATCTTGCATCAGCTTACTGGCGGTATTCGTTCTTCCATGGGTTATCTCGGTTGCAAAACTATTGCTGAGCTCCATGAGAAAGCCAATTTTGTGGAAATCACTTCGGCTGGTGTGCGTGAGTCACACGTTCATGATGTGAAGATCACTAAAGAAGCGCCAAATTACCATATTGATTAA
- a CDS encoding circularly permuted type 2 ATP-grasp protein — translation MKLPFDEMLDAAGKARPHYQIFHNWLKQQSDTLMGLKRAEADLIFRRVGITFAVYGDDLGSERTIPFDQVPRIFTAKEWEQLEAGLRQRVKALNRFIYDIYHDEEIIKAGIVPAEQIYNNAQYRPEMRNVSVPRDIYAQIAGIDIVRAGEGEFYVLEDNLRVPSGVSYMVEDRKMMMRLFPDLFQKYRIAPVEHYPDLLLECLKSVKPDDVKKPNVVVLTPGMYNSAYFEHSYLAQQMGVELVEGKDLFVKNEQVFMRTTQGPERVDVIYRRVDDDFLDPLAFRSDSTLGVAGLLSAHRAGNVTLANAIGTGIADDKSIYPYVPEMIEFYLGEKPILNNVPTFQCRKTDDLAYTLANLDKLVVKLTHGAGGYGMLVGPASTKAEIEEFRTHLIANPDKYIAQPTLALSTCPTFVESGVAPRHIDLRPFVLSGKTIKMVPGGLTRVALKEGSLVVNSSQGGGTKDTWVLEK, via the coding sequence ATGAAATTGCCTTTTGACGAAATGCTCGATGCCGCAGGCAAAGCGCGCCCCCACTACCAAATCTTTCACAACTGGTTGAAGCAGCAAAGTGACACCCTCATGGGTCTCAAACGTGCTGAAGCCGACCTCATCTTTAGACGAGTGGGCATTACTTTTGCCGTTTATGGTGACGACCTAGGCTCAGAAAGAACCATTCCTTTCGATCAAGTGCCTCGCATTTTTACTGCAAAGGAGTGGGAGCAGCTTGAAGCAGGTTTACGCCAACGCGTTAAAGCATTAAATAGATTCATCTACGACATCTATCACGATGAAGAAATTATTAAGGCGGGCATCGTTCCAGCGGAACAGATTTATAACAACGCGCAATATCGACCTGAGATGCGCAACGTAAGTGTACCGCGTGACATTTATGCACAAATTGCCGGTATCGATATCGTGCGCGCAGGCGAAGGTGAGTTTTACGTATTAGAAGATAACTTGCGTGTTCCATCAGGCGTTTCGTATATGGTTGAAGATCGCAAGATGATGATGCGACTCTTCCCCGACCTCTTCCAAAAATATCGCATTGCGCCAGTTGAGCACTACCCCGATCTTTTATTGGAATGTCTAAAGTCTGTAAAACCAGATGATGTTAAAAAACCAAATGTAGTGGTGTTAACGCCTGGCATGTATAACTCTGCTTACTTTGAGCATAGTTATCTTGCGCAGCAGATGGGCGTTGAGCTTGTAGAAGGTAAAGACTTATTTGTAAAGAACGAGCAAGTCTTTATGCGCACCACCCAAGGCCCCGAAAGAGTAGATGTCATCTACCGTCGCGTTGATGATGACTTCTTAGACCCATTAGCGTTTCGCTCCGACTCCACTCTAGGTGTTGCAGGCCTCCTATCTGCACATCGTGCTGGTAATGTGACATTAGCTAATGCCATTGGGACTGGCATTGCTGACGACAAATCAATTTACCCTTATGTTCCAGAGATGATTGAGTTCTATCTTGGCGAAAAACCAATTCTCAACAACGTTCCTACTTTCCAATGCCGGAAGACGGATGACTTGGCATACACCTTAGCCAATTTGGATAAGTTAGTGGTGAAGCTGACTCATGGGGCTGGTGGGTATGGCATGTTAGTGGGTCCAGCCTCTACTAAAGCAGAGATTGAAGAATTTAGAACACATCTCATTGCTAATCCAGATAAGTACATTGCTCAGCCCACCTTAGCCCTTTCTACTTGCCCTACTTTCGTAGAGTCAGGTGTTGCTCCAAGACATATTGATTTAAGACCCTTTGTTCTCTCAGGAAAAACCATCAAGATGGTGCCAGGTGGATTGACTAGGGTTGCGCTCAAAGAAGGTTCTTTAGTGGTGAATTCCTCCCAGGGTGGTGGAACTAAAGATACCTGGGTGCTAGAGAAATAA
- a CDS encoding RnfH family protein produces the protein MAERLIHLILCDARQGEPVLKPFHLLLDQGQSATVGLALVKAGIAAGADDPVMARKGCFGVFGKRKDWDSPIYDGDRLELYAPLLIDPKTVRRKKANQNQDAKFQAAAAKRKARRL, from the coding sequence ATGGCTGAGCGCCTAATTCATCTCATCCTCTGTGATGCCAGGCAAGGGGAGCCAGTGCTCAAGCCGTTTCATCTGCTTCTCGATCAAGGGCAGTCAGCAACAGTGGGGTTGGCCTTAGTAAAGGCTGGAATTGCGGCTGGAGCCGATGATCCGGTTATGGCTAGAAAGGGCTGCTTTGGGGTCTTTGGGAAGCGTAAAGACTGGGATAGTCCCATTTATGACGGCGATCGCCTAGAGCTTTATGCACCCTTGCTAATAGACCCCAAGACGGTTCGGCGTAAAAAGGCTAACCAGAACCAGGATGCCAAATTCCAGGCTGCCGCAGCTAAAAGAAAGGCTAGGAGGCTATAA